A stretch of Cicer arietinum cultivar CDC Frontier isolate Library 1 chromosome 5, Cicar.CDCFrontier_v2.0, whole genome shotgun sequence DNA encodes these proteins:
- the LOC101495020 gene encoding E3 ubiquitin-protein ligase SIRP1-like: MDETMAARYWCHACSQIVNPVMEVEMKCPVCQSGFVEEMNSAAGISEMQGIGEMQNIPENDFGSDRAASLWAPILLGMMSNPRHRRRLRRIELENDYNSGSRDDDNGGVGHYDRELESILRRRRRSSATIQQLLQGIRAGLTSESHENTDSDDHVREREREREHVILINPFNQTIIVQGSYDSNRDQSDIHSTIGSLGDYFVGPGLDLLLQHLAENDPNRYGTPPAPKEAVEALPTVKINENLQCSVCLDDFEVGSEAKEMPCKHRFHSACILPWLELHSSCPVCRFQLRADESKQDSVASRSSRNQREDENTVHDNAEGDNEGRNSSGGRRFSFPWPFNGLFSSSSSSSSSSSSNANGNGTQSERS; this comes from the coding sequence ATGGACGAAACAATGGCAGCAAGATATTGGTGTCACGCGTGTTCTCAAATAGTCAATCCTGTCATGGAAGTGGAGATGAAATGCCCAGTTTGCCAAAGTGGATTTGTTGAAGAAATGAACAGTGCTGCTGGTATCAGCGAGATGCAAGGTATCGGCGAGATGCAAAATATACCAGAAAATGATTTTGGTTCGGATCGTGCTGCCTCCCTTTGGGCACCAATCTTGCTAGGCATGATGAGTAATCCGCGACATCGTCGAAGATTGAGACGAATAGAGCTTGAAAATGACTATAATAGTGGTAGTCGTGATGATGATAATGGTGGTGTAGGCCATTATGATCGAGAGCTCGAGTCTATCCTTCGGAGGAGGAGAAGAAGCTCAGCTACCATTCAGCAACTGCTCCAAGGCATAAGAGCTGGACTGACATCTGAATCACATGAGAATACAGACAGTGATGACCATgttagagaaagagaaagagaaagagagcaTGTAATTTTGATCAATCCTTTTAATCAGACTATTATAGTTCAAGGTTCATATGATTCTAACCGGGATCAAAGTGATATTCATAGCACCATTGGTTCTCTGGGTGACTATTTCGTAGGGCCTGGTTTGGATCTATTGTTACAACATTTGGCTGAGAACGACCCCAATAGGTACGGAACTCCACCCGCCCCGAAGGAAGCTGTTGAAGCTCTACCCACTGTGAAGATCAATGAGAATTTGCAGTGTTCTGTCTGTTTGGATGATTTTGAAGTTGGTTCTGAAGCTAAAGAGATGCCATGTAAACATAGGTTTCATAGTGCATGCATCCTGCCCTGGCTTGAGCTTCATAGTTCTTGTCCAGTTTGCAGGTTTCAATTGCGAGCAGATGAATCTAAGCAAGACTCCGTTGCGTCAAGGAGTAGCAGAAATcaaagggaggatgaaaatactGTGCATGACAATGCTGAAGGAGACAATGAAGGGAGAAATTCAAGTGGGGGTAGAAGATTCTCATTTCCTTGGCCTTTCAATGGATTattttcatcatcatcatcgtcatcatcaTCTTCTAGTTCAAATGCAAATGGAAATGGTACTCAATCAGAAAGAAGCTGA